A single window of Aspergillus flavus chromosome 4, complete sequence DNA harbors:
- a CDS encoding WD domain protein, with the protein MPKSVPPLPRFGRRLGAMEATVLFSMGTTSSTSLSETREGSNTNWKKQYRLRHNWSKGVCRVTAVELPQSPQPPVLVQFCAGLVFVADSAHGLRVWHADNTNSCLASVPFMNVNAQGPIVPTSLKATYCSQQNVTRIAIGFESGCFSVYNMDIRALRLDLGLTYTSSTDQAITEMALSFPYILMVSQCNVLSLFDIQAANEKSDHNPVKLTEEAYLLATLKAESILAPMSLSVRVAASEIIASIVYSFYHIGCGWSIGVQELHFNKSGQQISSRLATTVDCQYGVIPLRPSSRVPDEQQSLLNSDLYGWSTEPSILHREPPTSISYSHPYLLTSHADNTLTVYLVVSTTRSLHVKGGQRLWGHTTSVAAVQVSDHGKAVSVSSCGDEIRIWELEPLISYFGTQSMLDEKSIQVSPENKQCRGYENFGVLSGVSRCEDNGDRSPSLERSYELDRIRGCVGFDDERVLLLRERNIGNQLLELYDFT; encoded by the exons ATGCCAAAG AGTGTCCCGCCGCTTCCACGCTTTGGCCGGAGACTCGGAGCTATGGAAGCGACAGTATTATTCTCGATGGGTACGACCTCGAGCACGTCGCTTAGCGAGA CGAGAGAAGGCAGCAATACAAATTGGAAAAAACAATATCGCCTTAGACACAACTGGTCCAAGGGGGTATGCCGTGTAACCGCAGTTGAGTTGCCTCAATCTCCACAACCACCCGTTTTGGTACAATTTTGTGCTGGGCTTGTGTTTGTAGCAGATTCCGCTCATGGGCTTAGGGTTTGGCACGCGGACAATACAAACTCCTGTTTAGCGAGTGTACCTTTCATGAATGTTAACGCACAAGGACCTATAGTACCCACGTCGTTAAAAGCAACTTACTGTTCACAGCAAAATGTGACCAGAATTGCTATCGGATTTGAAAGCGGCTGCTTTAGTGTGTATAACATGGACATTAGAGCCCTACGATTGGATTTGGGACTCACTTACACAAGTTCCACTGACCAGGCAATAACAGAGATGGCTCTGTCATTCCCCTATATCCTAATGGTATCCCAATGCAATGTGCTATCGTTATTTGATATTCAAGCTGCCAATGAGAAGTCAGACCACAATCCCGTCAAATTGACGGAGGAGGCCTACCTCCTTGCAACACTCAAAGCCGAAAGCATATTGGCCCCCATGTCATTGTCTGTGCGTGTTGCAGCCTCGGAAATCATAGCTTCTATAGTGTACAGTTTTTACCATATCGGTTGCGGTTGGTCCATTGGGGTACAGGAACTACATTTCAACAAAAGCGGCCAACAGATCAGCTCACGACTCGCAACCACAGTGGACTGTCAATATGGTGTGATACCGCTACGCCCCTCTAGCCGGGTACCAGACGAGCAACAATCTCTACTGAACAGTGACCTGTATGGGTGGTCTACTGAGCCATCGATTTTACATCGAGAACCTCCAACTTCAATCTCCTATTCGCACCCGTACCTCTTGACTTCTCACGCAGACAACACTTTGACTGTGTACCTTGTTGTTTCTACAACAAGAAGTCTCCATGTCAAAGGCGGCCAGAGACTCTGGGGCCACACCACGTCGGTTGCAGCCGTACAAGTCAGTGATCATGGTAAAGCAGTATCTGTTAGTTCTTGTGGTGATGAAATTCGAATATGGGAACTCGAACCTTTAATCTCTTATTTCGGGACGCAGAGTATGTTAGACGAAAAGAGCATCCAAGTTAGCCCCGAGAACAAGCAATGTCGGGGGTATGAAAATTTCGGTGTATTATCAGGAGTCTCTCGTTGCGAAGACAATGGGGATCGATCCCCTTCTCTAGAAAGATCATACGAATTGGACCGGATACGAGGCTGCGTTGGATTCGATGATGAACGTGTGCTTCTGCTTCGAGAACGTAATATCGGAAACCAACTACTAGAATTATATGACTTCACATGA
- a CDS encoding uncharacterized protein (expressed protein) codes for MLVSGHHEIYRTVINAAYLTATSLLGRECTVAPKEKPCYRCSGVGHISRDCPQAPSGDGYSGATGGQECYKCGHVGHIARNCSQGGYSGDGYGGRQHTCYSCGGHGHMARDCTHGQKCYNCGEVGHVSRDCPSEARGERVCYKCKQPGHVQAACPN; via the exons ATGTTAGTAAGTGGACACCATGAAATCTACCGCACAGTAATAAACGCAGCTTATCTAACGGCTACCTCTCTGCTAGGCCGCGAATGCACAGTAGCCCCTAAAGAGAAGCCCTGCTACCGTTGCAGTGGTGTTGGCCATATCTCCAGAGATTGTCCTCAGGCACCCTCGGGAGATGGCTACAGTGGTGCTACCGGTGGTCAGGAATGTTATAAGTGCGGCCACGTGGGCCACATTGCAAGGAACTGTTCTCAGGGTGGATATAGTGGGGATGGATATGGTGGCCGTCAACACACTTGCTACTCTTGCGGTGGTCATGGTCACATGGCTCGTGATTGCACCCACGGTCAGAAGTGTTACAACT GTGGAGAGGTTGGACATGTCTCGCGGGATTGTCCCTCTGAAGCCAGGGGTGAACGGGTTTGCTATAAATGCAAGCAGCCAGGCCACGTTCAAGCTGCCTGTCCTAATTAG